In one Chitinophaga sancti genomic region, the following are encoded:
- a CDS encoding ABC transporter permease — protein MLTSYFRIAWRNLRKNTLFSVINILGLAVGLMCAMLIIFHVKEELRYDKGYTKADRLFRLNLHGQGEDTRQWAATAPTIGLQMARELPEVAAVTRFYRPYPNQVLSYATNRFEEKQGFFADANVSNTFDLHFVKGDANTALTATDAIVITEEMAHKYFGQQDPLGKVIMDDVAQLPLKVTGVVSKPAFPTHLQFDYLLSMNTLQHYVDQNTLERRTWNAFYTYLVLNSRASLASINDKLLNFMVRYYTAGGETAGEVLAGRKLSLIPVTDIHLHSNMEKELGPNSSITYVYVFSIAALFILLIAAVNFINISTAQAFNRMKEIGLRKVIGASRPQLMRQFLGESFIITLIAAVLALLMFALVLPVYNNLSGKQLRIDQLLSFTNLGILILSVVVIGLLASAYPAWFVSSFKPVPALKGKRDVASPVYTVRKGLIIFQFAISVFMIFSALVMYRQLQLFHHKHLGFDKEQQIAVTMYGNMWEHFGSLMHDLQQNSGIANFTTTSTLPGERFSINNMVPLNAASPVQEFSVRAMWANETLLATLNIPLLAGRDFQSQFPNIQHHEFILNEAAVKNLGMKEPLGQSFILDTDTGTVVGIIKDFNFASLHAPIEPLVIQYKPFRTNYLVVKARPGKAEQTLQFLESKIRALSPNAVFTYTFLDDKLNRLYFSEDRMMQLFRVFSFFAIFVSCLGLFGVSAYASQLRIKEVGIRKVLGASAYNVTMLLSGNFMKLVLIATLLSWPLAWWTMNRWLDSFAYRVHIDVSIFLLSGVLALLVALLTVGGQAMKAAFMNPVKSLKME, from the coding sequence ATGCTTACAAGTTATTTCAGGATTGCCTGGCGCAATCTCCGGAAAAATACCCTGTTCTCTGTCATCAACATCCTGGGATTGGCAGTGGGTTTAATGTGTGCTATGCTCATCATCTTCCATGTAAAGGAAGAGCTGCGGTATGACAAAGGCTATACGAAAGCCGACCGCCTCTTCCGGTTAAACCTGCATGGCCAGGGCGAAGATACCCGGCAATGGGCGGCCACTGCGCCAACTATTGGTTTGCAGATGGCCCGGGAGCTTCCGGAAGTTGCAGCAGTTACCCGTTTTTACCGCCCTTACCCTAACCAGGTTCTCAGCTACGCTACAAATAGATTTGAAGAAAAACAAGGTTTCTTTGCTGATGCCAATGTCAGCAACACTTTTGATCTTCACTTTGTAAAAGGAGATGCGAACACTGCACTCACTGCCACTGATGCTATTGTCATTACCGAAGAGATGGCCCATAAGTATTTTGGCCAGCAAGATCCCCTGGGCAAGGTGATCATGGACGATGTAGCACAGTTGCCGCTAAAGGTAACAGGCGTTGTAAGCAAACCCGCTTTTCCTACGCATTTGCAGTTTGACTACCTGCTTTCTATGAATACCCTCCAACATTACGTGGATCAAAATACCCTGGAAAGACGCACCTGGAATGCTTTTTATACCTATTTAGTGCTGAACAGCCGGGCATCACTGGCTAGCATAAACGACAAATTGCTCAATTTTATGGTGCGGTATTATACGGCTGGCGGAGAAACTGCCGGGGAGGTGCTGGCAGGTCGCAAACTAAGTCTTATCCCGGTTACTGATATACACCTACACTCCAATATGGAGAAGGAGCTGGGTCCCAACAGCAGCATTACCTATGTATATGTCTTTTCCATTGCCGCTTTGTTTATTTTACTGATTGCGGCGGTGAACTTTATCAATATCTCTACCGCACAGGCATTTAACCGCATGAAGGAAATTGGTTTGCGGAAAGTGATCGGCGCTTCCAGGCCACAGCTAATGCGGCAGTTCCTGGGCGAATCATTTATCATCACCCTGATAGCCGCTGTACTGGCCCTCCTGATGTTTGCACTCGTTCTCCCTGTTTATAATAACCTGAGCGGTAAGCAACTCCGTATTGATCAATTGCTTTCATTCACTAACCTCGGTATTTTAATACTATCGGTAGTCGTGATAGGCCTATTGGCGAGTGCTTATCCTGCCTGGTTTGTCAGCAGTTTTAAACCGGTGCCTGCCTTGAAAGGTAAGCGGGATGTGGCTTCGCCGGTATATACCGTGAGGAAAGGATTAATTATCTTCCAGTTTGCCATCTCCGTATTCATGATTTTCAGTGCACTGGTCATGTACCGGCAACTGCAGCTCTTCCATCACAAGCACCTGGGCTTTGACAAAGAACAACAGATAGCCGTGACCATGTATGGAAATATGTGGGAGCATTTTGGTTCATTGATGCATGACCTGCAACAAAACAGCGGTATTGCCAATTTTACAACTACCTCTACGCTGCCGGGAGAGCGTTTTAGTATCAATAATATGGTGCCTTTAAATGCGGCTTCCCCCGTGCAGGAATTTTCTGTACGTGCGATGTGGGCAAATGAAACGCTGCTGGCTACACTAAATATTCCTTTATTGGCTGGCAGGGATTTTCAAAGCCAGTTCCCCAATATTCAACACCATGAGTTCATATTAAACGAAGCGGCCGTGAAAAACCTGGGGATGAAAGAGCCGCTTGGCCAATCATTTATTTTAGATACAGATACAGGCACCGTGGTAGGTATTATCAAAGATTTCAACTTTGCTTCCCTGCATGCACCCATAGAACCTTTGGTGATTCAATATAAACCTTTCCGTACGAATTACCTGGTCGTGAAAGCAAGGCCAGGAAAGGCAGAACAAACGCTGCAGTTCCTGGAATCAAAGATCAGGGCATTATCTCCGAATGCGGTATTTACTTATACCTTCCTGGACGATAAGCTGAACCGCCTGTATTTTTCGGAAGATCGGATGATGCAGTTGTTCAGGGTCTTTTCGTTCTTCGCCATCTTTGTTTCCTGCCTGGGATTGTTTGGCGTATCGGCTTATGCGTCTCAATTACGTATTAAGGAGGTGGGCATCCGAAAGGTGCTGGGAGCATCTGCTTATAATGTGACCATGTTGCTGTCAGGTAATTTTATGAAGCTGGTGTTGATCGCTACCCTGTTATCCTGGCCATTGGCCTGGTGGACAATGAACCGCTGGCTGGATTCATTTGCTTACCGTGTACACATTGACGTTTCTATCTTTTTATTGTCCGGGGTATTGGCTTTGCTGGTGGCGCTGCTGACTGTAGGCGGGCAGGCAATGAAAGCTGCTTTCATGAACCCGGTGAAGAGTCTGAAAATGGAGTGA
- a CDS encoding CobW family GTP-binding protein, protein MTTQLQTKPVTIITGFLGAGKTTFLNELLMAEKKGKYAIIENEFGKESIDGELVMEISDNIFEMSSGCLCCNLNEDLVDLLIDLSKKSGNFEELIIETTGIADPSSVALPFLIDPLVSRYYQLQRVICLVDARNIAHELATTEEARKQISFSDVLLISKTDLVTPEELATLQTLLKDINPFAVILSGTKEHFPHQEIMAYTRNQSEHYNGEEQTKEKHHHSLSSLTLTFDEPFDIPKLKHTLMVFMAVQSADIYRVKGIVYGFGETEKFVLQSVAEYLAIAPGKPWEDGEVKRSKIVLIGKNLKMKGFEQLLSHALYAAPGEGSESF, encoded by the coding sequence ATGACGACCCAGCTACAAACCAAACCAGTAACAATAATTACTGGTTTTTTAGGTGCAGGAAAAACCACCTTTCTGAATGAACTGCTGATGGCGGAAAAGAAAGGAAAATACGCCATCATTGAAAATGAATTCGGTAAAGAATCGATAGACGGAGAACTGGTTATGGAGATCTCGGACAACATCTTCGAGATGAGTAGCGGCTGCCTGTGCTGTAACCTGAATGAAGACCTGGTAGACCTCCTGATCGATCTCTCAAAAAAGTCAGGGAACTTCGAAGAACTGATCATAGAAACCACCGGTATTGCCGATCCTTCGTCAGTGGCGCTACCATTCCTCATTGATCCGCTCGTTAGCCGTTATTACCAGTTACAGCGGGTGATTTGCCTGGTGGATGCGCGGAACATTGCCCACGAACTGGCAACTACCGAAGAAGCGAGAAAACAAATCAGTTTCAGCGATGTGTTATTGATTTCCAAAACTGATCTCGTTACTCCTGAAGAGCTGGCGACCTTGCAAACCCTGCTGAAAGATATCAATCCATTTGCAGTGATCTTATCTGGTACAAAGGAACATTTTCCGCACCAGGAAATAATGGCCTATACCAGGAATCAATCAGAGCATTACAACGGAGAAGAGCAAACCAAAGAGAAGCATCACCATAGTTTATCATCGCTGACACTCACTTTTGATGAGCCGTTTGATATTCCTAAACTGAAGCATACCCTGATGGTGTTTATGGCGGTGCAGTCGGCAGATATATACCGGGTAAAGGGGATTGTGTATGGATTTGGAGAGACAGAGAAATTTGTACTACAATCAGTAGCGGAATACCTGGCCATTGCACCGGGTAAACCATGGGAAGATGGGGAGGTGAAGAGAAGTAAAATTGTGCTGATTGGTAAGAATTTAAAAATGAAGGGGTTTGAGCAATTGCTCTCACATGCATTATATGCAGCGCCAGGAGAAGGTAGTGAATCGTTTTAA
- a CDS encoding MerC domain-containing protein — MNTDYRSRWDAIGIVASFACAIHCVLLPLIFTTLTLFGVEFLENVYLETLTILVSMCAGSWALFRGFKHHHNRTLIIIFFTGLTLMITGNLLSFHFAEIICKLAGSTLIIIAHLKNVRECRHE, encoded by the coding sequence ATGAATACTGATTACAGGAGCAGGTGGGATGCCATTGGCATTGTGGCTTCTTTTGCCTGTGCCATACATTGTGTTTTACTTCCACTGATATTTACCACCCTCACCTTGTTTGGCGTTGAATTCCTGGAGAATGTGTACCTCGAAACATTGACGATACTGGTGTCGATGTGTGCCGGATCATGGGCGCTTTTCAGGGGATTTAAACACCATCATAACCGCACTTTAATCATTATCTTCTTTACGGGCCTTACATTGATGATAACGGGCAACCTGCTGTCTTTTCATTTTGCTGAGATCATCTGCAAACTGGCGGGCAGTACGCTGATCATCATTGCTCATCTGAAAAATGTACGGGAATGCAGGCATGAGTAA
- a CDS encoding beta-1,3-glucanase family protein, with protein MKTITILAAMPLLMLMGSCKKTETTKIISTGPIDYNAYANGGVHLEIVNSDPATYNDDELYVGVMGATTGSNSTSAYIDLKTGKTVPLNNLSALPQVVNPNNPTDGGKFIVIGTKMSDMPVNPATGRHSIPLPFIQSGRILMSIGKPIYYYINPGGTSLAAPTKSTNPKDQNYGTVFDFMEFTYYSNGTAARVYANTSRVDEYAISMGFELNALQGKTGTVQRAGELMTKQNTIQAFLNFPKPEAYNQCYRSFFQDIINPGGITDAAGNKIFTQTAAYAQFQTYIDSIWQNYKTKDLLLVLGTNNVGKTDADLVIKGRVDDNNVFNFTQTTTVNGTKVTKAGTLPIKPTTSDVLGGTASTGAFNNSALDGKAGHELDNSLRVTFVAALNRHSIVADAAEGKIQYPEDVSNFYKHAPYNYYAAFWHSQGVSYNNLQYAFSYDDAANQSSTIVGDNPAYCTLYFGPIISK; from the coding sequence ATGAAAACCATTACCATTCTGGCTGCAATGCCACTTCTCATGCTCATGGGGAGTTGTAAAAAAACCGAAACCACTAAGATCATTTCCACCGGTCCGATTGATTACAACGCTTACGCAAATGGAGGTGTTCATCTTGAAATCGTGAACTCCGATCCTGCCACCTACAATGACGATGAGTTGTATGTTGGGGTCATGGGCGCCACCACCGGCTCGAATTCAACCAGTGCCTACATTGATCTGAAAACCGGCAAGACCGTGCCATTGAACAATCTCAGCGCACTGCCGCAGGTAGTGAATCCAAACAATCCAACTGACGGGGGTAAGTTTATCGTCATCGGCACCAAAATGTCTGACATGCCTGTAAACCCTGCCACTGGCCGTCACTCCATTCCTCTGCCTTTTATCCAGAGCGGACGGATCCTGATGTCTATCGGTAAGCCAATCTACTATTACATCAACCCGGGAGGTACCAGTTTAGCAGCACCTACCAAAAGCACCAATCCCAAGGATCAGAACTACGGTACCGTATTCGATTTCATGGAGTTTACGTATTACTCTAACGGTACTGCGGCCAGGGTATATGCAAACACGTCCCGTGTGGATGAATATGCGATCTCTATGGGCTTTGAACTCAATGCCCTCCAGGGAAAAACAGGCACGGTACAAAGAGCCGGTGAGCTCATGACAAAGCAAAACACGATCCAGGCATTTTTGAATTTCCCGAAGCCGGAAGCGTATAATCAGTGCTACAGGAGTTTCTTCCAGGACATCATCAATCCGGGTGGGATCACAGATGCTGCGGGTAATAAGATCTTTACCCAGACTGCCGCCTACGCGCAATTTCAAACCTATATTGACAGCATCTGGCAGAATTACAAGACGAAAGATCTGTTGCTGGTATTAGGCACTAACAATGTAGGTAAGACAGATGCTGATTTGGTAATTAAAGGAAGAGTAGACGATAACAACGTTTTCAATTTCACACAAACGACAACTGTCAATGGAACGAAGGTAACAAAAGCTGGTACCTTACCTATCAAGCCAACGACTTCAGATGTATTAGGTGGTACTGCCAGTACTGGGGCTTTTAATAATTCAGCACTGGATGGAAAGGCAGGGCATGAACTGGATAATTCACTTCGTGTCACCTTTGTAGCAGCATTAAACCGCCACAGCATAGTAGCTGATGCTGCAGAAGGGAAGATCCAGTATCCGGAGGATGTGTCTAATTTCTATAAGCATGCGCCCTATAATTATTATGCGGCATTCTGGCATTCACAGGGTGTTTCCTATAATAATCTGCAGTATGCATTTTCTTATGATGATGCGGCCAACCAGTCATCTACTATTGTAGGAGACAATCCTGCATATTGTACATTGTATTTTGGACCGATTATCAGCAAGTAA
- a CDS encoding M28 family metallopeptidase, whose amino-acid sequence MRKEHLFISFFLSTILCAGGQAYAQSKGTAIAAIQQEEIRKDLFTLADDHFRGREAGTLDELKASMWVAEQARKAGLEPAGDDGTYFQFYSLVRERVSDRSTVKIGNRTFDLWKDVIVWEPCFAAVDAPIVYVTNPDNADEAAVKGKVVALQFTEQGQSDPRKVIPWRYVSFVVRDWAQKLANKGAKAILFVSDDRAEQAWNRAIPDRTRGTYRIDGRPSRQFLKDIPIVWVKKEALDLVRTPNQTFQANIYGEAFTYPSVNVVAKVKGTDPALAKEYVLFSGHTDHDGVREVEPGKDSILNGADDNATACVALLAIGRAFHQLPAKRSALFVWHGAEERGLLGSYYYAEHPTVPAQSLVAVLNADMIGMNSPDSAGLLGITPPHLNSSDLASIALAENEKGPKFKLDTAWDKATHFEGFYFRSDHLPYVRKNIPAIFFTTLTHPLYHTPADEAATINIGKLTKMTKWMYATGFSVANAANRPKIVEGFKLEK is encoded by the coding sequence ATGAGAAAAGAGCATTTATTCATTTCATTTTTCCTTAGTACGATCTTATGCGCCGGCGGGCAGGCATATGCACAATCGAAAGGCACCGCCATCGCAGCTATTCAGCAGGAAGAGATCAGGAAGGACCTGTTTACCCTGGCGGATGATCATTTCAGGGGGAGAGAAGCAGGTACCCTGGATGAACTGAAAGCGTCCATGTGGGTGGCAGAACAGGCGCGTAAAGCAGGTTTGGAACCAGCAGGCGATGATGGTACCTATTTCCAGTTTTATTCATTGGTTCGTGAGCGTGTAAGCGATCGCAGTACTGTTAAAATTGGTAACCGCACCTTTGATCTCTGGAAAGATGTGATCGTATGGGAGCCTTGCTTTGCCGCTGTAGATGCGCCGATCGTGTATGTCACAAACCCTGATAATGCAGATGAAGCTGCTGTAAAAGGAAAGGTGGTAGCCCTGCAATTTACAGAACAGGGCCAGAGCGATCCGCGCAAAGTGATTCCCTGGAGATATGTTTCCTTTGTGGTGCGTGACTGGGCACAGAAGCTGGCAAACAAAGGAGCAAAGGCAATCCTCTTTGTATCAGATGACAGGGCGGAGCAGGCATGGAACAGGGCGATTCCTGACCGTACCCGCGGTACCTATCGTATAGACGGCAGGCCCTCCAGGCAATTCCTGAAGGATATCCCGATCGTATGGGTGAAGAAAGAAGCGCTGGACCTGGTGCGTACACCGAACCAGACCTTCCAGGCGAATATATATGGCGAAGCTTTTACTTATCCATCTGTAAATGTGGTGGCAAAAGTAAAAGGTACTGATCCTGCACTGGCCAAAGAATATGTATTGTTCAGCGGGCATACAGATCATGATGGGGTGCGCGAAGTAGAGCCGGGTAAAGATTCAATATTGAATGGGGCTGATGATAATGCCACTGCCTGTGTAGCATTGCTGGCGATAGGCCGGGCATTCCACCAACTGCCGGCTAAGCGCAGCGCTTTGTTTGTATGGCATGGTGCGGAAGAACGCGGATTGCTGGGCAGCTATTATTATGCGGAGCATCCTACAGTACCGGCGCAATCATTGGTGGCAGTATTGAACGCAGATATGATCGGTATGAACTCCCCGGATAGTGCGGGTTTGCTGGGTATCACACCGCCTCATCTGAATTCATCAGACCTGGCGAGTATTGCGCTGGCAGAAAATGAGAAAGGACCGAAATTTAAGTTGGATACAGCATGGGATAAGGCTACTCATTTTGAAGGATTTTATTTCCGCAGTGATCACCTGCCTTATGTAAGGAAGAATATTCCTGCGATATTTTTTACCACACTGACACATCCGCTGTATCATACACCAGCTGATGAAGCGGCGACTATTAATATAGGGAAGCTCACGAAGATGACGAAGTGGATGTATGCCACTGGCTTTAGCGTGGCAAATGCGGCGAACAGACCAAAGATCGTGGAAGGATTTAAGCTGGAGAAATAG
- the ppnP gene encoding pyrimidine/purine nucleoside phosphorylase, with protein sequence MSNSNTADKVSHNVYFEGKVQSLGIETEQGKATVGVMKKGTYVFNTGAPEVMEVITGKMSTKVSGGEWLHHKKGDAFEVGANTSFEVVCETEVAYICYYH encoded by the coding sequence ATGAGTAATTCGAATACGGCAGATAAGGTGTCGCACAATGTATATTTTGAGGGGAAAGTACAGAGCCTGGGTATTGAAACGGAGCAAGGGAAGGCAACTGTGGGGGTGATGAAAAAGGGAACCTATGTATTTAATACCGGCGCTCCGGAGGTGATGGAAGTGATTACCGGGAAGATGAGTACAAAGGTGAGTGGCGGGGAATGGCTGCACCATAAAAAGGGGGATGCATTTGAAGTGGGGGCTAATACCTCATTTGAGGTGGTGTGTGAGACAGAAGTAGCGTATATCTGTTATTATCATTAA
- a CDS encoding TlpA family protein disulfide reductase encodes MKRTIYLLTLFLVPVLVFGQKQFKVTFILPDSTSAKEISFYHWDIYKREMVPDSAIIKGNRATISASYNTVLAEILAERQVGEKWYSLKVYASDLPASVKISAPAAGENPFSKYTLVNAQDNKKEAAESAEFIKDAFANFREIHDRVGSDEKLYTNPLEIEKVRAARTLAYKQRMAYITKHSNEYFAFSLFMREAMYELAPDELLSKFATIFPANFRESEQGAFIKNFLLEREGLEIKRKAPLFTLKDINNNRVSLADIYSKKTVLLVFWGTFCAGCIQEISMLKELKAQYPKEQFEIISVCSGSPEDKAREMIKEKGMDWVQIINDDLRRQFHVSFLPQSFVIDTKGNLVYYAPTDIDMSYDKMKAAIAERVGVN; translated from the coding sequence ATGAAAAGAACCATTTATTTGCTAACCTTATTTTTAGTTCCCGTTTTGGTCTTTGGGCAAAAGCAATTCAAGGTCACCTTTATACTGCCTGATAGTACAAGTGCAAAAGAAATCTCCTTCTATCACTGGGATATTTATAAAAGAGAGATGGTACCTGATTCAGCCATCATCAAGGGAAACAGGGCCACTATTTCAGCAAGCTATAATACCGTGCTTGCAGAGATCCTGGCAGAGCGACAGGTAGGAGAGAAGTGGTATTCGCTAAAGGTGTATGCCAGTGATCTACCTGCTTCTGTAAAGATCTCTGCACCAGCAGCAGGAGAAAATCCTTTTAGTAAATATACCCTGGTGAATGCACAGGATAATAAAAAGGAAGCGGCAGAATCAGCAGAATTTATTAAGGATGCATTTGCGAATTTCAGAGAAATACATGACCGGGTAGGAAGTGATGAGAAATTATATACCAACCCGCTTGAAATTGAAAAGGTGAGAGCAGCAAGAACCCTTGCGTATAAACAAAGAATGGCGTACATCACGAAGCATTCGAATGAATATTTTGCCTTTTCCCTGTTTATGAGGGAGGCGATGTATGAATTAGCCCCTGATGAGTTATTGTCAAAGTTTGCGACGATCTTCCCTGCAAATTTCCGGGAGAGTGAGCAGGGTGCTTTTATTAAAAATTTTCTATTGGAAAGAGAGGGGTTGGAAATCAAGCGAAAAGCGCCACTGTTTACCTTAAAAGATATCAATAATAATCGTGTATCCCTTGCTGATATTTATAGTAAGAAGACGGTGTTGCTGGTGTTCTGGGGAACCTTCTGTGCGGGCTGTATTCAGGAGATTTCCATGTTAAAGGAATTGAAAGCACAATATCCAAAGGAACAGTTTGAGATCATCTCTGTTTGTTCCGGTTCTCCGGAGGATAAGGCGAGGGAGATGATAAAAGAAAAGGGAATGGATTGGGTGCAGATTATAAATGATGATCTCAGGAGGCAGTTTCATGTTAGTTTTTTACCGCAAAGTTTTGTGATTGATACGAAGGGGAATCTTGTTTATTATGCACCAACGGATATTGATATGAGTTATGATAAAATGAAAGCGGCGATAGCAGAGCGTGTAGGTGTGAATTAA